In Sphingobacterium zeae, one genomic interval encodes:
- a CDS encoding aldose 1-epimerase family protein, translating into MYTIENDYLRVGVLQKGAELRSVVDKRDRYEWIWQADERFWAKSSPILFPIVGALKEGRFIHAGQTYQLPRHGFARDIDFDIVETTITRIVFALDANDSTRYCFPFDFSLRVTYELKENRLEVGYTVFNPNSDELYFSLGAHPAFNCTYDQVGTSCCLEFPADDIVERYYLHNNLFSKTSDTVKLESHCLFLNKDTFKEDAWIFKHLNSNSVHLKSINRKLTFSFEGFPYFGLWSAPGGAFICLEPWQGLPDHADHNLLFSEKEGIVKLDKGETWEAKWSIVI; encoded by the coding sequence ATGTATACGATAGAAAATGATTATTTAAGGGTTGGTGTTCTTCAAAAAGGTGCAGAATTGCGGTCTGTTGTTGACAAGCGGGATAGGTATGAATGGATATGGCAGGCTGATGAACGATTTTGGGCTAAGTCTAGCCCAATTCTTTTCCCCATCGTAGGTGCATTGAAAGAAGGAAGGTTTATTCATGCCGGTCAAACCTACCAGCTACCTAGGCATGGCTTCGCTCGGGATATTGACTTTGATATTGTAGAAACCACAATAACAAGGATCGTTTTTGCGCTTGATGCTAATGATAGTACGAGATATTGCTTTCCCTTTGATTTTTCTTTACGAGTAACGTATGAATTGAAGGAAAATAGACTAGAAGTGGGCTATACAGTTTTCAACCCAAATAGTGATGAACTCTATTTTTCTTTAGGTGCTCATCCTGCATTTAATTGCACTTATGATCAGGTTGGTACCAGTTGTTGCTTGGAGTTTCCGGCAGATGATATAGTAGAACGCTACTATCTGCATAATAACTTGTTTTCGAAAACATCTGATACTGTAAAATTAGAGAGCCATTGTCTATTTCTTAATAAAGATACTTTTAAAGAGGATGCCTGGATATTTAAACATCTAAATTCCAATTCAGTGCATTTAAAGTCGATTAACCGGAAACTAACATTTTCCTTTGAGGGGTTTCCCTATTTTGGATTATGGTCTGCTCCGGGGGGTGCTTTTATATGTTTGGAACCTTGGCAGGGTTTACCCGATCATGCTGATCATAATTTGCTATTTTCCGAGAAAGAGGGAATTGTAAAGCTAGATAAAGGGGAGACATGGGAAGCCAAATGGAGTATAGTAATATAA
- a CDS encoding phospho-sugar mutase, whose translation MKFLDKEIQKKIEDWLSPSFDERTRQEVQDLIDSNEETELTDSFYKDLEFGTGGLRGIMGVGSNRMNKYMIGKATQGLSNYLKKQFPDQEIKVAVSYDSRNNSQAFGQLVANVFAANGIKVHLFTSLRPTPMLSFAIRHFGCQSGVMLTASHNPKEYNGYKAYWNDGCQLTAPHDKNVIEEVNAIRSVDDIKFDGNTQNIIPVGEEIDQIYIDANKKLSIHPEAVLAQKDLKIVFSPIHGTGITIVPKMLAAWGFENVSVVSEQATPDGNFPTVIYPNPEEEDAMALAKKKGEEIDADLVLATDPDADRVGIAVKNNQGQFQLLNGNQIGSLLIYYVLSAKSDLKQLGSNPYIVKTIVTTNLEADIAEHFGVPCYETLTGFKYIGELMTKLGDSANYLAGGEESYGYLVGDLVRDKDAPNACAFLAEMTAYFKSKGKTVYEVLMDIYKEFGCYQEKLISLTKKGKAGAEEIQAMMSGLRANLPTSLGGVQVKEIRDYQLSQTTDMRTGEKTAISLPKSDVLQFITVDGDVISARPSGTEPKIKFYCSVKEDLKDAADYADVQKALEEKVDRMMKDIIGE comes from the coding sequence ATGAAATTCCTAGATAAAGAGATACAAAAGAAAATCGAAGATTGGTTAAGCCCCAGTTTTGATGAAAGAACTCGACAGGAAGTTCAGGATTTAATCGACAGTAATGAGGAGACAGAACTTACGGATTCTTTTTACAAAGATCTGGAGTTTGGAACCGGAGGCTTGAGAGGCATTATGGGCGTAGGCTCCAATCGGATGAATAAGTACATGATTGGTAAAGCAACGCAGGGCCTGTCTAACTACCTCAAAAAACAGTTTCCAGACCAGGAGATCAAGGTAGCGGTATCTTATGACAGCCGCAATAATTCACAGGCTTTTGGGCAGCTCGTTGCCAACGTATTTGCAGCCAACGGCATCAAAGTGCATCTGTTCACGTCTTTACGACCAACCCCCATGCTGTCCTTTGCCATCCGTCATTTTGGCTGTCAGAGCGGTGTGATGCTAACGGCTTCGCACAATCCAAAGGAATACAATGGTTATAAGGCCTACTGGAACGACGGCTGCCAGCTGACTGCCCCGCACGACAAAAATGTAATCGAGGAAGTAAATGCAATCCGTTCAGTCGATGACATCAAATTTGACGGAAATACACAAAATATCATTCCCGTCGGGGAAGAAATCGACCAGATCTACATCGACGCCAATAAAAAACTAAGCATTCATCCTGAAGCTGTATTAGCGCAAAAAGACTTAAAAATTGTTTTCTCTCCGATACACGGCACCGGCATTACCATTGTTCCTAAAATGCTAGCAGCCTGGGGCTTTGAAAATGTGTCCGTTGTTTCTGAGCAGGCTACTCCTGATGGCAACTTTCCAACGGTAATTTATCCGAATCCAGAAGAGGAAGATGCCATGGCCTTAGCGAAGAAAAAAGGGGAAGAAATTGATGCTGATCTTGTATTGGCAACAGACCCGGATGCTGACCGTGTGGGAATTGCCGTAAAAAATAACCAGGGACAGTTTCAGCTGCTCAATGGTAATCAGATCGGTAGTTTATTGATCTACTACGTCCTTAGCGCTAAAAGTGATCTTAAGCAGCTGGGATCAAATCCATATATTGTTAAAACGATTGTAACAACAAACCTGGAGGCAGACATTGCAGAACATTTTGGTGTGCCCTGCTATGAAACGCTCACTGGTTTTAAATATATTGGCGAACTGATGACCAAATTAGGCGATTCGGCAAACTATCTGGCGGGCGGGGAAGAAAGCTATGGTTACCTTGTCGGTGATCTTGTACGCGACAAGGATGCTCCCAACGCCTGTGCTTTTTTGGCCGAGATGACCGCCTATTTCAAATCAAAAGGCAAAACAGTCTATGAGGTACTCATGGATATCTATAAGGAATTTGGCTGCTACCAGGAAAAACTGATTTCTTTAACAAAAAAAGGAAAAGCTGGAGCCGAAGAAATTCAGGCGATGATGTCGGGATTACGCGCTAATTTACCGACTAGCCTCGGAGGTGTTCAGGTCAAGGAGATCCGTGATTATCAACTGTCCCAAACCACCGATATGCGTACCGGCGAGAAAACTGCGATCTCGTTGCCTAAATCGGATGTACTGCAGTTCATCACAGTAGACGGTGACGTGATTTCGGCCCGCCCATCGGGTACTGAGCCTAAAATCAAATTCTACTGTTCAGTGAAAGAAGACTTAAAAGATGCCGCAGACTATGCCGATGTACAAAAAGCTTTAGAAGAGAAGGTAGACCGTATGATGAAAGATATCATCGGTGAATAA
- a CDS encoding NAD-dependent epimerase/dehydratase family protein, which translates to MDIIITGASGFVGQNLADYLAKEGNSIKNLSLRNSNWPKELSGEAAAIIHLAGKAHDTSNTSADEEYFTVNCDLTIKLFDLFLKSDIKDFFYFSSVKAVADTVLDVLMESTEANPLTPYGKSKLKAENYLLSKSIPVGKRLFIIRPCMIHGPGNKGNLNLLYKVVEKGVPWPLASFPNQRSFLGIHNLSFLVQKMIEKRDLPSGIYNFADDESLSTNDLVALISETLDKRPKLWHISASLIKSIVKVGDVLPLPLNSERLKKLTESYIVSNTKIKKALGISNLPLSTKEGLVLTIKSFQNK; encoded by the coding sequence ATGGATATCATTATAACAGGCGCCTCCGGTTTTGTCGGTCAAAATCTTGCTGATTATTTAGCAAAAGAGGGAAATAGTATTAAAAATCTTTCACTTAGAAACTCTAATTGGCCAAAGGAGTTGAGCGGTGAGGCTGCTGCGATTATTCATCTGGCTGGAAAAGCACATGATACTTCAAATACATCTGCAGATGAAGAGTATTTTACTGTTAATTGTGATTTAACCATAAAATTATTTGATCTATTTCTGAAATCAGATATAAAGGATTTCTTTTATTTTTCATCTGTAAAAGCTGTTGCAGATACTGTTTTGGATGTTCTTATGGAAAGTACAGAAGCTAATCCGCTGACACCTTATGGAAAGTCTAAGCTTAAAGCTGAAAATTATTTGTTGAGTAAGTCGATACCCGTAGGTAAAAGATTATTTATAATCCGACCATGTATGATACATGGGCCAGGTAACAAAGGAAACTTGAATCTTCTTTATAAAGTGGTGGAAAAAGGAGTGCCTTGGCCGCTTGCTTCTTTTCCTAATCAGCGCTCCTTCTTGGGTATCCATAATCTTTCTTTTCTTGTTCAAAAGATGATTGAAAAGAGAGATCTCCCTTCGGGAATATATAATTTTGCTGATGATGAGTCTCTGTCGACAAATGATTTGGTTGCGTTGATTTCAGAAACATTAGACAAAAGGCCTAAATTATGGCACATATCTGCTTCTCTAATCAAGTCAATCGTAAAAGTAGGTGATGTGCTTCCATTACCTTTAAACTCCGAACGCTTGAAAAAACTAACTGAGTCTTATATCGTGTCAAATACAAAAATAAAAAAGGCACTTGGCATTTCTAATTTACCTTTAAGTACAAAAGAAGGGCTCGTATTGACTATTAAATCATTTCAGAATAAATAG
- a CDS encoding glycosyltransferase family 2 protein translates to MKISIITVCWNSATTIEKTIKSVQSQDYPDLEYIIVDGQSKDSTLEIIKKYSNVITKWVSEPDKGLYDAMNKGIDMATGDYIGIVNADDTFYDENTISNVVSFLKANNVEASIGDIVQHREDDQIVRRYSAKNWSPEKLKIGFMPAHPAIFFRKDLFNTLGNYSLDFKIAADYELIIRYFLKQQISWKYSGITTHKMLMGGVSSSGYESYKKVSEEIIKALRMNEIPFQAWRIKSRFIWKIFGFLKRK, encoded by the coding sequence ATGAAGATTTCCATTATAACGGTTTGCTGGAACTCGGCAACTACAATTGAAAAAACTATCAAATCTGTCCAATCTCAAGATTATCCTGATTTGGAATATATTATTGTAGACGGACAATCCAAGGATAGTACATTAGAAATTATAAAGAAGTATTCGAATGTGATCACAAAATGGGTTTCAGAACCCGATAAGGGGTTGTATGATGCCATGAATAAGGGCATCGATATGGCTACAGGCGATTACATTGGAATCGTAAATGCGGATGACACATTTTATGATGAGAATACAATATCTAACGTTGTTAGCTTTCTTAAAGCAAATAATGTTGAGGCCAGTATAGGAGACATTGTGCAGCATCGAGAAGATGATCAGATAGTTCGTCGTTATTCCGCAAAAAACTGGAGCCCTGAAAAATTGAAAATCGGGTTTATGCCAGCACATCCTGCTATCTTCTTTCGAAAAGATTTATTTAATACGTTAGGCAATTATTCTTTAGATTTTAAGATTGCAGCAGATTATGAGCTAATTATTAGATACTTTTTAAAACAACAGATATCATGGAAATATTCGGGAATTACGACGCATAAAATGCTGATGGGCGGTGTAAGCTCTTCAGGATATGAATCGTATAAAAAGGTGAGCGAAGAAATTATAAAAGCACTTCGAATGAATGAAATTCCATTTCAAGCTTGGCGTATAAAATCACGTTTTATATGGAAGATATTCGGATTCTTAAAAAGAAAATAG
- a CDS encoding glycosyltransferase family 2 protein has protein sequence MCRISVILLTYNEEIHLERCLKSLKMINAKVFVVDSFSTDKTMQIAKSYGAYFYQNEWVNHAVQFNWALENCPIDTDWVLRLDADEYLCENGVEVINNELYNLPKSVSAATLVLKRVFMGREMKHMPKIKMVRLFRFGRARSENRWMDEHIQVDFGEIIDLNGAFADDNLNNIGWWTTKHNSYSVREAIDLLDMEYQILGNSHDNKLDEQAAKKRKLKMKYIKSPLFIRSFLYFLYRYIFKFGFLDGKEGFLWHFFQGWWYRTLVDAKVYEIKKNCGNEVDKIRSYIHKNYGIRL, from the coding sequence ATGTGTAGAATATCTGTTATTTTATTAACGTATAATGAGGAAATTCATTTAGAGCGTTGTTTAAAATCGCTGAAAATGATTAACGCGAAAGTTTTTGTGGTTGACTCTTTTTCTACTGATAAGACTATGCAAATAGCAAAGAGTTATGGCGCTTATTTTTATCAAAATGAATGGGTTAATCATGCCGTTCAATTTAATTGGGCTTTAGAGAATTGCCCTATAGATACAGATTGGGTGCTTAGGCTTGATGCAGATGAGTATCTCTGCGAAAATGGTGTTGAAGTGATTAACAATGAATTATATAATCTTCCAAAAAGTGTTTCTGCAGCAACATTGGTGTTGAAGCGTGTTTTCATGGGAAGAGAGATGAAACATATGCCAAAGATAAAGATGGTTAGATTGTTTCGCTTTGGAAGGGCAAGATCGGAAAATCGATGGATGGATGAACATATTCAAGTTGATTTTGGTGAGATCATTGACCTTAATGGGGCATTTGCGGACGATAACTTGAATAATATTGGTTGGTGGACAACTAAACATAATAGCTATTCTGTGCGAGAAGCAATTGATTTATTAGATATGGAATATCAAATTCTAGGAAACAGTCATGACAATAAGTTAGATGAGCAAGCGGCAAAAAAAAGGAAGTTAAAAATGAAATATATAAAGAGTCCGCTTTTTATTAGGTCCTTTCTGTACTTTCTTTATAGATACATTTTTAAATTCGGGTTTCTAGATGGTAAAGAAGGCTTCCTTTGGCATTTTTTTCAAGGATGGTGGTACCGCACGCTTGTAGATGCAAAGGTTTACGAAATCAAAAAAAATTGTGGCAACGAAGTTGATAAAATAAGGAGCTATATACATAAAAATTATGGAATTCGGTTATAA
- a CDS encoding putative colanic acid biosynthesis acetyltransferase, with product MKSENIKIDISKYQNSMSRSNQIKRIIWNLVWMLFARPLPRSLGNKWKLMLLRLFGAKVSKTAVVYSTVKIYQPWNLEMKEYSCLAPDVDCYNVGKIIIGAHATVSQKSYLCAASHNIQSINHELISSPIVIENQAWIGADAFIGMGVTVGEGAVVGARAAVFKNVEPWTIVGGNPSRFIKKRELTNV from the coding sequence ATGAAAAGTGAAAATATTAAAATAGATATTTCAAAATATCAAAATAGCATGTCGAGAAGCAACCAAATAAAGCGAATTATTTGGAATTTAGTATGGATGCTTTTCGCGAGACCATTACCTAGGAGTTTAGGAAATAAATGGAAGCTAATGTTACTACGATTATTTGGCGCGAAAGTGAGTAAAACAGCTGTAGTTTATTCCACAGTAAAGATATATCAACCATGGAATTTGGAGATGAAAGAATATTCCTGTTTGGCTCCAGATGTGGATTGTTACAATGTTGGAAAAATTATTATAGGAGCACACGCTACTGTTTCTCAAAAAAGTTATTTGTGCGCTGCTTCACATAATATACAAAGTATAAATCATGAACTTATTTCTTCCCCTATCGTCATCGAAAATCAAGCATGGATTGGAGCTGATGCATTTATCGGTATGGGAGTTACAGTTGGAGAGGGAGCGGTTGTAGGTGCTAGAGCTGCCGTATTTAAAAACGTAGAACCATGGACTATTGTAGGAGGAAATCCTTCAAGATTTATCAAAAAAAGGGAGTTGACAAATGTGTAG
- a CDS encoding glycosyltransferase, whose translation MKVIHTISSIDQSTGGPARSSTVLIKKLIENENIDVIDLFTLKSDDPIITNFDSQKSHIHFCKPRFLKMSKDLESGLKRTTTDLFHGHGIWDFPVSQMAKVARRLNVPYIISIRGMLEPWSLKQSYLKKRLAMLLYQHNDLKNATCLHATAKMEAKSIRLLGYKNPIAIIPNGIDLSQYPIKDWKEQKKEKRKILFLSRIHPKKGIEYLIEAWKKLDSEIKSNWEIEIVGNGESEYIAFLNNLIKSNYLEKSIKILGPKFGPDKIETYHQSDLFVLPTFSENFGIVIAEALACGLPVITTNGTPWEDINEYCAGEWIEIGVNPLVASLKEMMQKNDLELSAMGSNGRKLIEDKYSIDSVANSFFELYSWILSNDKKPDFVI comes from the coding sequence ATGAAAGTAATACACACTATTTCTTCAATAGATCAATCTACGGGCGGGCCTGCTAGAAGTTCTACGGTTCTTATAAAGAAACTTATTGAAAATGAAAATATCGATGTTATTGATTTATTTACACTAAAGTCTGATGATCCTATAATTACAAATTTTGACTCCCAAAAGTCGCATATTCATTTCTGCAAACCTCGCTTTTTAAAGATGTCAAAAGATTTGGAGTCGGGATTAAAAAGAACTACAACAGATTTATTCCATGGTCATGGTATTTGGGATTTTCCTGTAAGTCAAATGGCTAAAGTTGCACGAAGATTAAATGTTCCTTATATAATTTCAATAAGAGGAATGCTTGAGCCGTGGTCATTAAAACAATCTTATTTAAAAAAGAGACTAGCGATGCTTTTGTACCAACATAATGATTTGAAGAACGCCACATGTTTACATGCTACAGCCAAGATGGAGGCAAAAAGTATTCGTTTATTAGGTTACAAAAATCCAATAGCTATCATACCAAATGGAATTGATCTATCCCAATACCCTATAAAGGATTGGAAAGAGCAAAAGAAAGAAAAGAGAAAAATCTTATTTCTTTCTCGAATCCATCCTAAAAAGGGGATTGAATATTTAATAGAAGCTTGGAAAAAATTAGATAGTGAAATTAAGTCTAATTGGGAAATTGAAATTGTGGGAAATGGGGAGAGCGAATACATAGCTTTTTTAAATAATTTAATTAAGTCAAATTATTTAGAAAAAAGTATAAAGATTTTAGGACCTAAATTTGGACCGGATAAAATCGAAACATACCACCAATCTGATCTATTTGTTTTACCAACTTTTAGTGAAAATTTCGGCATAGTAATCGCTGAAGCACTGGCTTGTGGTTTACCCGTTATAACTACTAATGGTACACCCTGGGAAGATATTAATGAATATTGTGCAGGCGAATGGATAGAAATAGGCGTTAATCCTTTAGTAGCATCCCTTAAGGAAATGATGCAAAAAAATGATTTGGAATTAAGTGCAATGGGAAGTAATGGAAGAAAACTTATCGAGGATAAATACTCTATTGATTCAGTTGCAAATAGCTTTTTTGAGCTTTATAGCTGGATTTTATCAAATGATAAAAAACCTGACTTTGTAATATGA
- a CDS encoding O-antigen ligase family protein, with amino-acid sequence MVFKHILKFNVWICVLSVVLMLVGLHAGKKIDHYNNLRPDFAGLYRHSMVLSAMCGIAILTLIYGLRNSGNRKFKLFSIFGIIFCFIGLIQSGSRAAIAGLLLAIIAYFFILYRNKLHRFVSILFLITAGIIMTFPLWESKADFVMSKFNSKSSDLQYGSRDIKWNQRLREFSSSPIIGIGFASVDIHGDDDFNTENGIIEPGTSWLAVLSMTGLLGFIFFATNNYTALRKLLKDKNNENNIFILSCLILMLFYMLFEGIVFASGTLLFAFYWLLIGQINVKNNNG; translated from the coding sequence TTGGTATTTAAACATATTTTAAAATTTAATGTTTGGATATGTGTTTTATCTGTTGTATTGATGCTTGTTGGTCTTCATGCTGGAAAAAAAATAGATCACTACAATAACTTAAGGCCGGACTTTGCAGGTCTTTACAGGCATTCTATGGTTCTTTCAGCAATGTGTGGTATCGCGATTTTAACGCTAATTTATGGTTTAAGAAATTCTGGAAATAGAAAGTTTAAACTTTTTTCAATATTTGGGATTATTTTCTGTTTTATAGGATTGATACAATCTGGATCCAGAGCGGCAATAGCGGGTCTCTTATTAGCGATAATAGCCTACTTTTTTATTTTGTATAGAAATAAGCTTCATCGCTTTGTCTCTATTTTATTTCTAATTACTGCTGGTATTATTATGACATTTCCTTTATGGGAAAGTAAAGCTGACTTCGTAATGTCTAAGTTTAATTCGAAAAGTAGCGATTTACAGTACGGATCTAGAGATATTAAATGGAATCAAAGATTAAGGGAGTTCTCGAGTTCTCCAATTATTGGGATAGGATTTGCTTCTGTTGATATTCATGGAGATGATGATTTTAATACAGAAAATGGGATAATTGAACCTGGAACTTCTTGGCTTGCTGTTTTATCGATGACTGGGCTTTTAGGTTTTATTTTTTTTGCTACAAATAATTATACAGCACTTCGAAAACTCCTTAAAGACAAAAATAATGAAAATAATATATTTATTCTAAGTTGTTTAATATTAATGCTTTTTTATATGTTGTTTGAGGGAATCGTATTTGCCTCCGGTACACTTTTATTCGCATTTTATTGGCTATTGATAGGACAAATAAATGTAAAAAATAACAACGGCTAA